The Cellulomonas wangleii genome includes a region encoding these proteins:
- a CDS encoding response regulator, whose amino-acid sequence MSDQKVIDVLLVEDDPGDVLMTREAFEHNKVRNRLSVVADGVSALEFLRKEGEHADAPTPDLVLLDLNLPRMDGREVLEAMKSDETMRAIPVVVLTTSEAEEDVVRSYSLHANAYVTKPVDFDRFIDVVRQIDEFFVEVVRLPGR is encoded by the coding sequence GTGTCGGATCAGAAGGTCATCGATGTGCTGCTGGTCGAGGACGACCCCGGCGACGTCCTCATGACGCGGGAGGCGTTCGAGCACAACAAGGTGCGCAACCGGCTGTCGGTCGTGGCGGACGGGGTCAGCGCCCTGGAGTTCCTGCGCAAGGAGGGCGAGCACGCCGACGCCCCCACGCCGGACCTCGTGCTGCTGGACCTCAACCTGCCCCGCATGGACGGGCGCGAGGTGCTCGAGGCCATGAAGTCCGACGAGACGATGCGCGCCATCCCGGTCGTCGTCCTGACGACGTCGGAGGCCGAGGAGGACGTCGTGCGCAGCTACTCGCTGCACGCCAACGCGTACGTCACCAAGCCGGTCGACTTCGACCGGTTCATCGACGTGGTGCGGCAGATCGACGAGTTCTTCGTCGAGGTCGTCCGGCTGCCCGGTCGCTGA
- a CDS encoding PAC2 family protein: protein MLDPREIYDVDPDVAASVDDAARRGARPVLVHAVRGFVDAGHAGQVAVDHLAALGDAQRLVTFDVDQLVDYRSRRPVMTFDAGWTDYDAPELVVDLLRDAQGVPYLLLHGLEPDLQWERWVAAVRQVVERFDVPLVVGLHGIPMGVPHTRPVSVTAHATRAELVADHTSMFGTVQVPASAAALLELRLGQSGHDAMGFAVHVPHYLAQSSFPAAGLAGLRHVERATGLDLGLSALEPAAAEVMQEIERQVEGSSEVAAVVQALEEQYDAFTRSVGRTSLLAQATDLPTAEEIGAELERFLAEQTDQGGGDGPTP from the coding sequence ATGCTGGACCCCCGGGAGATCTACGACGTCGACCCCGACGTCGCCGCGAGCGTGGACGACGCCGCGCGGCGCGGTGCACGACCCGTGCTGGTGCACGCCGTGCGCGGGTTCGTCGACGCCGGGCACGCCGGGCAGGTCGCCGTGGACCACCTCGCCGCCCTCGGCGACGCGCAGCGCCTCGTCACCTTCGACGTCGACCAGCTCGTCGACTACCGCAGCCGACGGCCGGTGATGACGTTCGACGCCGGCTGGACCGACTACGACGCACCGGAGCTGGTCGTCGACCTGCTCCGGGACGCGCAGGGCGTGCCCTACCTGCTCCTGCACGGCCTGGAGCCGGACCTGCAGTGGGAGCGCTGGGTCGCCGCCGTCCGTCAGGTCGTGGAGCGCTTCGACGTCCCGCTGGTCGTCGGGCTGCACGGCATCCCGATGGGGGTTCCGCACACACGGCCCGTGTCGGTGACCGCGCACGCGACCCGCGCCGAGCTGGTGGCGGACCACACGTCGATGTTCGGCACGGTGCAGGTGCCGGCGAGCGCGGCAGCGCTGCTCGAGCTGCGCCTGGGGCAGTCCGGCCACGACGCGATGGGGTTCGCGGTGCACGTGCCGCACTATCTCGCGCAGTCGTCGTTCCCTGCGGCCGGGCTCGCCGGGCTGCGTCACGTGGAGCGGGCCACGGGCCTCGACCTGGGACTGTCCGCGCTCGAGCCCGCTGCAGCCGAGGTCATGCAGGAGATCGAGCGGCAGGTCGAGGGCTCCTCCGAGGTCGCTGCGGTGGTCCAGGCGCTCGAGGAGCAGTACGACGCGTTCACCCGCAGCGTCGGGCGCACGAGCCTGCTGGCGCAGGCGACCGACCTGCCGACGGCCGAGGAGATCGGAGCCGAGCTGGAGCGGTTCCTCGCCGAGCAGACCGACCAGGGTGGCGGGGACGGGCCCACTCCCTGA
- a CDS encoding cold-shock protein encodes MAQGAVKWFNAEKGYGFIAQDDGGADVFVHYSAIDTQGYRSLDEGQRVEFEITQGQKGPQAEHVRPL; translated from the coding sequence ATGGCACAGGGCGCGGTCAAGTGGTTCAACGCCGAGAAGGGCTACGGGTTCATCGCCCAGGACGACGGCGGCGCCGACGTCTTCGTCCACTACTCGGCCATCGACACGCAGGGCTACCGCTCGCTGGACGAGGGTCAGCGCGTGGAGTTCGAGATCACGCAGGGTCAGAAGGGTCCGCAGGCGGAGCACGTCCGCCCGCTGTGA
- a CDS encoding spermidine synthase, producing the protein MAARRRDPSSRRPPTSRSAPTAPAWPVGPVPVATGTVEVVPEPGRPRAATLLVNGVPSSFVDLDDPGLLDFEYMQQAAAVVEVVAERRPDLTVLHLGAGGCALARALAHRHPEARQLAVELDGDVARLAREWFALPRAPRLRLRTGEARAELTGLADATYDVVARDVFAGDRTPDHLTTVEFAREVRRVLRPGGVYVANCADRPPLALARAELATLAAVFPHVGVVAEPAQLRGRRYGNLLLVATDDPDLLDDAGLARTLRTLPVPARLVTGAEVRTLTGAAAPRHDPQPTVEPPTPDEPEPAGDPAG; encoded by the coding sequence GTGGCTGCCCGACGTCGCGACCCATCGTCCCGCCGACCACCGACATCCCGGTCGGCCCCGACGGCGCCCGCGTGGCCGGTCGGACCTGTCCCCGTGGCGACGGGCACCGTGGAGGTCGTCCCCGAGCCCGGCCGCCCGCGCGCCGCCACCCTGCTCGTCAACGGCGTCCCGAGCTCGTTCGTCGACCTCGACGACCCGGGCCTGCTCGACTTCGAGTACATGCAGCAGGCCGCCGCCGTCGTCGAGGTGGTCGCCGAGCGGCGCCCCGACCTGACCGTGCTGCACCTGGGCGCCGGCGGCTGCGCGCTGGCCCGGGCGCTCGCCCACCGCCACCCGGAGGCGCGCCAGCTCGCCGTGGAGCTGGACGGGGACGTCGCGCGCCTGGCACGGGAGTGGTTCGCGCTGCCCCGTGCACCGCGGCTGCGCCTGCGCACGGGCGAGGCGCGGGCGGAGCTGACCGGGCTCGCCGACGCCACGTACGACGTGGTCGCCCGTGACGTGTTCGCCGGCGACCGGACGCCCGACCACCTCACGACGGTGGAGTTCGCGCGCGAGGTGCGGCGCGTGCTGCGGCCCGGCGGCGTCTACGTGGCGAACTGCGCGGACCGGCCCCCGCTCGCCCTGGCGCGCGCCGAGCTCGCGACGCTGGCCGCGGTCTTTCCCCACGTCGGCGTCGTCGCCGAGCCGGCACAGCTGCGCGGGCGGCGCTACGGCAACCTGCTGCTCGTCGCCACCGACGACCCCGACCTTCTCGACGACGCCGGCCTGGCACGGACGCTGCGCACGCTCCCGGTCCCTGCGCGCCTCGTGACGGGCGCCGAGGTGCGCACGCTCACCGGCGCGGCGGCACCGCGCCACGACCCGCAGCCGACGGTCGAGCCGCCGACGCCCGACGAGCCGGAGCCGGCCGGGGACCCCGCGGGGTGA
- a CDS encoding SAV_6107 family HEPN domain-containing protein: MSLLHAATVPPQSAELLARADAELLAAQFSGEPWEMFSHAHLAALRAGAALVAARGRPSGRGAPRTVWGMLDAVAPELHRLSGLFAQGASLRAAVDAGRFEAVTLARAERSLCAAEDLVDAVRDALVSDATPSEEDQVAIVR; this comes from the coding sequence GTGAGCCTGCTGCACGCAGCGACGGTTCCGCCGCAGAGTGCGGAGCTCCTCGCGCGCGCGGACGCCGAGCTGCTCGCGGCCCAGTTCTCCGGCGAGCCGTGGGAGATGTTCTCCCACGCGCACCTGGCGGCCCTGCGCGCCGGTGCGGCGCTCGTCGCCGCCCGGGGTCGTCCGTCGGGTCGCGGCGCGCCGCGGACCGTGTGGGGGATGCTCGACGCGGTCGCACCCGAGCTGCACCGGTTGTCGGGGCTCTTCGCCCAGGGGGCGTCGCTGCGTGCCGCGGTCGACGCGGGGCGTTTCGAGGCTGTCACGCTGGCCCGCGCTGAGCGGTCGCTGTGCGCGGCGGAGGACCTGGTCGACGCCGTGCGGGACGCCCTCGTGAGCGACGCAACGCCGTCGGAGGAGGACCAGGTCGCGATCGTCAGGTGA
- a CDS encoding DUF3040 domain-containing protein — protein MPLSEYEQRVLEQMERQLTSDDPRLANTLTRRGGHRPVTRYVIAGVGAAVGLLLLVVGAAMSEPWLGAIGFVVMFAAVAFAFAAPRGEPTGPQGTVGADGSVRRAPAAGRKQGFMARLEERWDRRREGH, from the coding sequence ATGCCACTCTCCGAGTACGAGCAGCGCGTGCTCGAGCAGATGGAGCGCCAGCTGACGTCTGACGACCCTCGGCTCGCCAATACGCTGACGCGACGGGGCGGTCACCGACCTGTCACGCGCTACGTCATTGCCGGCGTCGGAGCAGCCGTCGGCCTCCTCCTGCTGGTCGTCGGGGCGGCGATGTCCGAGCCCTGGCTGGGTGCCATCGGTTTCGTCGTGATGTTCGCGGCCGTCGCGTTCGCCTTCGCCGCGCCACGCGGCGAGCCCACCGGACCCCAGGGCACGGTCGGCGCCGACGGCTCCGTGAGGCGTGCGCCTGCCGCGGGTCGCAAGCAGGGGTTCATGGCGCGCCTCGAGGAGCGGTGGGACCGCCGCCGCGAAGGTCACTGA
- a CDS encoding transglutaminase family protein, with the protein MNAGPEQGTRAVVGAALCVVATWAGLLALAGLVAGRRWLVVACVGVLLVAVATTLARAASRRWWPPTLVGALVALVGVVLRYGAPPGRPQFLPDLDAARRAWATARQGVVVVNDSLVPMPDIRPSEMLLVVGGLVVFLLVDAAVLGLRFPAVAGLPLLALWVPAIVLGFPAGAAPVFWTAAAYLALLAYGAAPLHAQAGRARRAATAVVAGVALVGSSVLAGPSLMQLPGWASVALPTFGDGPIGPLELSDDLDLRESLGTRSAQVVLTYRVTDPAAGDPATAADDAAAADAAAAPTADAATEPPADAGTDAETDTGVDALAAPGSPAGQDAGATPSPTPAPPPAVDARLVGPLRAFTMAEFDGRLWNRTEADELAPWDPTTLLSSDPLLRGTAPDAAAGTLARVEIEVGALRERRLPVPTFPRTVAVEGTWGYDPQRDEVVGRRSTGAGLSYQMLVQVPTLTADDLRGTPVGTPPDLDLYTTVPDTQHRDDIATLAADVTADADTAYERALDLQTWLRSASNFTYDTRVPPARSTDAVWDFLEDRRGYCVQFATAMAMMARTLDIPSRIGVGFLPGQRDDDGAYVVTGRLAHAWPELYFDGLGWVRFEPTPASQSGPPPAWADPFTGITAPGSVPDELGRSGQDALPNTLPSAAPATPGAAADEESPWTTVLLLAGMGLLAAGGVLAAYLLSRRRRRATVPDDAWVALRRELSRIDIHWSSSTSPRGVVRHVQRTLETRTGTGLSGPALAGLENLALAVERTRYAPTPPVHPADELDGWVQAVRDGLRELLAQGAGRTPVPTG; encoded by the coding sequence GTGAACGCCGGACCGGAGCAGGGCACCCGCGCGGTCGTGGGTGCGGCGCTCTGCGTCGTCGCGACGTGGGCCGGTCTGCTCGCGCTCGCCGGGCTCGTCGCCGGGCGACGGTGGCTCGTCGTGGCGTGCGTCGGTGTCCTCCTCGTGGCGGTCGCCACGACCCTGGCACGGGCCGCCTCACGCCGCTGGTGGCCGCCGACCCTCGTCGGGGCGCTCGTGGCGCTCGTGGGCGTCGTGCTCCGGTACGGCGCACCCCCCGGGCGCCCCCAGTTCCTGCCCGACCTCGACGCGGCGCGGCGCGCCTGGGCGACCGCGCGCCAGGGCGTGGTCGTCGTCAACGACTCCTTGGTCCCGATGCCCGACATCCGCCCCTCGGAGATGCTCCTGGTCGTCGGCGGGCTCGTCGTCTTCCTCCTGGTGGACGCCGCGGTGCTCGGCCTGCGCTTCCCCGCGGTCGCCGGCCTGCCGCTGCTGGCGCTGTGGGTGCCGGCGATCGTCCTGGGGTTCCCTGCCGGTGCGGCCCCCGTGTTCTGGACAGCGGCCGCGTACCTCGCGCTGCTCGCCTACGGTGCGGCACCCCTGCACGCCCAGGCGGGCCGGGCACGGCGCGCCGCCACCGCCGTCGTGGCGGGGGTGGCGCTGGTCGGCTCGAGCGTCCTCGCCGGCCCGTCCCTGATGCAGCTGCCCGGCTGGGCGAGCGTCGCCCTGCCGACGTTCGGAGACGGCCCGATCGGCCCGCTGGAGCTGAGCGACGACCTTGACCTGCGCGAGAGCCTGGGCACGCGGTCCGCGCAGGTCGTCCTCACCTACCGGGTCACCGACCCCGCAGCGGGCGACCCCGCCACGGCCGCCGACGACGCGGCAGCGGCCGACGCGGCAGCCGCACCCACCGCGGACGCCGCCACCGAGCCGCCCGCCGACGCAGGGACCGACGCCGAGACCGACACCGGGGTGGACGCCCTGGCGGCGCCCGGCAGCCCCGCCGGGCAGGACGCCGGTGCCACGCCGAGCCCCACGCCGGCACCGCCGCCGGCGGTGGACGCACGCCTGGTCGGACCGCTACGAGCCTTCACCATGGCGGAGTTCGACGGACGCCTGTGGAACCGGACGGAGGCGGACGAGCTCGCACCGTGGGACCCCACGACGCTCCTGTCCTCCGACCCGCTGCTGCGCGGCACCGCACCCGACGCGGCCGCCGGCACCCTCGCCCGGGTCGAGATCGAGGTGGGGGCGCTGCGCGAGCGACGCCTGCCGGTCCCGACCTTCCCCCGCACCGTCGCGGTGGAGGGCACCTGGGGGTACGACCCGCAGCGCGACGAGGTGGTCGGTCGTCGCTCGACCGGTGCGGGCCTGTCCTACCAGATGCTGGTCCAGGTGCCGACCCTCACGGCGGACGACCTGCGCGGGACCCCGGTGGGCACTCCCCCGGACCTCGACCTGTACACGACGGTGCCCGACACCCAGCACCGGGACGACATCGCGACGCTGGCCGCCGACGTCACCGCGGACGCCGACACGGCCTACGAGCGTGCGCTCGACCTGCAGACCTGGCTCCGCTCGGCCTCCAACTTCACGTACGACACCCGGGTCCCGCCCGCCCGGAGCACCGACGCGGTGTGGGACTTCCTCGAGGACCGCCGCGGCTACTGCGTCCAGTTCGCCACCGCGATGGCGATGATGGCGCGCACCCTGGACATCCCCTCCCGCATCGGCGTCGGGTTCCTTCCGGGCCAGCGTGACGACGACGGTGCGTACGTGGTGACCGGCCGGCTCGCGCACGCCTGGCCCGAGCTCTACTTCGACGGGCTGGGCTGGGTCCGGTTCGAGCCGACCCCCGCCTCGCAGAGCGGACCCCCGCCGGCCTGGGCGGACCCGTTCACCGGCATCACAGCCCCGGGCTCGGTCCCCGACGAGCTCGGACGCAGCGGGCAGGACGCACTGCCCAACACCCTGCCCAGCGCGGCGCCGGCGACGCCGGGCGCCGCCGCCGACGAGGAGTCCCCGTGGACGACCGTCCTGCTGCTCGCGGGGATGGGGCTCCTCGCCGCGGGTGGCGTGCTCGCCGCCTACCTGCTGTCCCGGCGTCGCCGTCGCGCCACCGTCCCGGACGACGCGTGGGTCGCGCTGCGCCGCGAGCTCTCCCGCATCGACATCCACTGGTCCAGCTCGACCAGCCCTCGCGGTGTGGTCCGCCACGTGCAGCGCACCCTCGAGACGCGCACAGGCACCGGCCTGTCCGGACCGGCGCTCGCGGGGCTGGAGAACCTCGCGCTCGCGGTGGAGCGGACACGCTACGCGCCGACGCCGCCCGTCCACCCCGCCGACGAGCTGGACGGCTGGGTGCAGGCGGTCCGCGACGGGCTCCGTGAGCTCCTGGCGCAGGGAGCCGGGCGCACCCCGGTCCCCACGGGCTGA
- a CDS encoding DUF58 domain-containing protein — protein sequence MDRRPTPRGWALAAAGVVGLQAGIGLGSLDLVRVGVLLLALPVAALVAALVVDATRGRRGLEVHREVRPDPVHAGQDAEVRVDIRATDRAGRARLAGLRFSEQAAVELSGGRALRARVARAPDHATVRYPVHASQRGRWPLGPLVVTRTDMFGVVRSRTTLGTESRVAVWPAVVALPAPSDVLVGEPDRVALGARTPSTDDANLRDYRDGDDLRRVHWRSSARRGALLVRSDERAGMRPVTVLLDLPVRATATEWTISLAASMALAMLDSGHPVRLVPAGSRTPAPHVHARSGPEARAALLDLTLDLSPARTANDAEAAVLDATRRLDTTRTAGEIVLAVVGPMSPAGCGAFAHLGDAGQGWAVVRADGRNAGDARESQLTATALRRAGWRVAQVTTGEDPVACWLRLLGSTR from the coding sequence ATGGACCGACGCCCGACGCCCCGGGGCTGGGCGCTCGCGGCGGCGGGTGTCGTCGGCCTGCAGGCGGGCATCGGGCTGGGCTCGCTCGACCTCGTCCGCGTCGGCGTGCTCCTCCTGGCGCTGCCCGTCGCCGCGCTCGTCGCGGCCCTCGTGGTGGACGCGACCCGAGGCCGTCGAGGGCTGGAGGTGCACCGCGAAGTCCGCCCGGACCCGGTGCACGCCGGCCAGGACGCGGAGGTCCGCGTGGACATCCGCGCGACGGACCGTGCGGGCCGGGCCCGGCTCGCCGGGCTGCGCTTCTCGGAACAGGCCGCCGTGGAGCTCTCGGGCGGCCGCGCCCTGCGCGCCCGGGTCGCCCGGGCGCCCGACCACGCCACCGTCCGCTACCCCGTGCACGCCTCGCAGCGCGGCCGCTGGCCCCTCGGTCCCCTCGTGGTCACACGGACCGACATGTTCGGGGTGGTGCGTTCGCGCACCACGCTGGGCACCGAGTCCCGCGTCGCGGTGTGGCCGGCCGTCGTGGCGCTGCCCGCCCCCTCGGACGTGCTCGTGGGCGAGCCCGACCGCGTCGCCCTCGGGGCGCGGACGCCGTCGACCGACGACGCCAACCTGCGCGACTACCGCGACGGCGACGACCTGCGGCGCGTCCACTGGAGGTCGAGCGCACGCCGCGGCGCGCTGCTCGTCCGCTCGGACGAACGTGCCGGCATGCGACCCGTGACGGTCCTGCTCGACCTGCCCGTGCGCGCCACCGCCACCGAGTGGACCATCTCCCTCGCGGCGTCGATGGCCCTGGCCATGCTCGACAGCGGTCACCCCGTCCGGCTCGTCCCGGCCGGCAGCAGGACCCCGGCGCCCCACGTGCACGCGCGCAGCGGCCCCGAGGCCCGTGCGGCACTGCTGGACCTCACGCTCGACCTGTCGCCGGCGCGCACCGCGAACGACGCCGAGGCCGCCGTGCTCGACGCCACCCGCAGGCTCGACACGACGCGGACCGCCGGTGAGATCGTGCTGGCCGTGGTCGGCCCGATGTCGCCGGCAGGGTGCGGTGCGTTCGCGCACCTGGGCGACGCCGGGCAGGGCTGGGCCGTCGTGCGTGCCGACGGCCGGAACGCCGGTGACGCCCGCGAGAGCCAGCTCACCGCCACGGCGCTGCGGCGCGCGGGGTGGCGGGTCGCGCAGGTGACGACCGGTGAGGACCCGGTGGCCTGCTGGCTGCGCCTGCTGGGGAGCACCCGGTGA
- a CDS encoding AAA family ATPase, whose product MQPLPSPHELDGLVETAARLRAGIESVVTGRPDLVRVSLAVLLAEGHLLLEDVPGVGKTTLAKAIARSIDAQVGRIQFTPDLLPSDLTGVNIFRAQTHEFEFRPGPVFAHVVIGDEINRASPKTQSALLECMQEAQATVDGRTYPLPRPFLVVATQNPVEMEGTYPLPEAQRDRFMARLTVGYPSVESELEMLDQQEDTDPLARMRPVTDAAQVQGYIDLARRLYAAPSIKRYIVALVTASREDTGLRLGASPRAAIQLLRASKSLAAMSGRDHVLPDDVQELAGPVLAHRLLPSTESRLSGRTTQDVVTDIVARTPLPAPEPLARARRVLG is encoded by the coding sequence ATGCAGCCACTGCCGTCCCCGCACGAGCTCGACGGACTCGTCGAGACAGCCGCCCGCCTCCGGGCCGGGATCGAGTCGGTCGTGACGGGCCGCCCGGACCTCGTGCGGGTGTCGCTCGCCGTCCTGCTGGCCGAGGGGCACCTGCTGCTCGAGGACGTCCCGGGCGTCGGCAAGACGACGCTCGCCAAGGCGATCGCCCGCAGCATCGACGCCCAGGTCGGCCGGATCCAGTTCACGCCCGACCTGCTGCCCAGCGACCTCACCGGCGTCAACATCTTCCGGGCGCAGACCCACGAGTTCGAGTTCCGCCCCGGACCCGTCTTCGCGCACGTCGTCATCGGTGACGAGATCAACCGGGCGTCACCCAAGACCCAGTCGGCCCTGCTCGAGTGCATGCAGGAGGCGCAGGCGACGGTCGACGGCCGCACGTACCCGCTGCCGCGCCCGTTTCTGGTCGTCGCGACGCAGAACCCGGTCGAGATGGAGGGCACGTACCCGCTCCCCGAGGCGCAGCGCGACCGGTTCATGGCGCGCCTGACGGTCGGTTACCCCAGCGTGGAGTCCGAGCTGGAGATGCTCGACCAGCAGGAGGACACCGACCCGTTGGCACGCATGCGTCCCGTGACGGATGCTGCTCAGGTGCAGGGGTACATCGATCTCGCCCGCCGGCTGTACGCGGCGCCGTCCATCAAGCGGTACATCGTCGCGCTCGTGACGGCGTCCCGCGAGGACACCGGGCTGCGCCTGGGGGCGTCGCCGCGGGCCGCGATCCAGCTCCTGCGTGCCTCGAAGTCCCTCGCCGCGATGTCCGGGCGGGACCACGTCCTGCCCGACGACGTGCAGGAGCTCGCGGGGCCCGTGCTCGCGCACCGGCTCCTGCCCAGCACCGAGTCACGCCTGTCCGGGCGCACGACCCAGGACGTGGTGACCGACATCGTGGCCCGCACCCCGCTGCCGGCGCCCGAGCCCCTCGCCCGGGCGCGGCGCGTGCTGGGCTGA
- the mraZ gene encoding division/cell wall cluster transcriptional repressor MraZ, which yields MSYEPTGAYGSFAPFLGTYTPRLDDKGRLILPAKFRPQLAGGLVMTRGQERCLFVLPMDEFRRMHDQLRTAPVTSKQARDYLRVFLSGASDELPDKQGRISIPPMLRTYAGLDRDVAVIGTGTRVEIWDLAAWETYLSEQEAGYADTTEEVFPNGPF from the coding sequence GTGTCGTATGAACCGACAGGCGCCTACGGCTCCTTCGCGCCCTTCCTCGGGACGTACACGCCGCGCCTGGACGACAAGGGCCGGCTCATCCTCCCGGCGAAGTTCCGGCCGCAGCTGGCCGGGGGCCTCGTCATGACACGCGGGCAGGAGCGCTGCCTGTTCGTGCTGCCGATGGACGAGTTCCGCCGGATGCACGACCAGCTGCGGACCGCACCGGTCACGAGCAAGCAGGCGCGTGACTACCTGCGGGTGTTCCTGTCCGGGGCCAGCGACGAGCTGCCCGACAAGCAGGGCCGCATCTCCATCCCGCCGATGCTCCGCACCTACGCGGGGCTCGACCGGGACGTCGCCGTCATCGGCACCGGTACCCGGGTCGAGATCTGGGATCTCGCAGCCTGGGAGACCTACTTGTCCGAGCAGGAGGCGGGTTACGCCGACACGACCGAGGAGGTCTTCCCGAACGGCCCGTTCTGA
- the rsmH gene encoding 16S rRNA (cytosine(1402)-N(4))-methyltransferase RsmH: protein MSEQTGAGASSRHTPVLLQRCLDLLAPALAAPGAVMVDSTLGMGGHTEGVLRAFDHVRVVGIDRDPQALALASERLAPFGERFTPVHAVYDEIREVLDRLGIPEVQGVLMDLGVSSLQLDEAERGFAYAQDAPLDMRMDPTTGPTAADVLNTYDERDIARVLRVYGEERFAARIARGVVRRRQQAPLTRTSELVDIVRAGVPAATRRTGGHPAKRTFQALRIEVNGELAALERAVPASVEALAVGGRIVVESYQSLEDRIVKRALAAGATSSAPPDLPVEPATHTPYLRLLTRGAEEADADELARNPRSQSVRLRAAERLRPTPDHLRTPRRAA from the coding sequence ATGAGCGAGCAGACCGGCGCCGGTGCGTCGTCGCGGCACACGCCCGTCCTCCTGCAGCGCTGCCTCGACCTGCTCGCCCCCGCCCTCGCGGCCCCGGGCGCCGTCATGGTCGACTCCACGCTCGGCATGGGCGGGCACACCGAGGGCGTGCTGCGCGCGTTCGACCACGTCCGGGTCGTCGGCATCGACCGCGACCCGCAGGCGCTGGCGCTCGCGAGCGAGCGGCTCGCGCCGTTCGGTGAGCGGTTCACGCCGGTGCACGCGGTGTACGACGAGATCCGTGAGGTGCTCGACCGGCTCGGCATCCCCGAGGTGCAGGGCGTCCTCATGGACCTCGGCGTCTCCTCGCTGCAGCTCGACGAGGCGGAACGCGGGTTCGCCTACGCGCAGGACGCCCCCCTCGACATGCGCATGGACCCGACCACGGGCCCGACCGCGGCCGACGTGCTCAACACGTACGACGAGCGGGACATCGCGCGCGTGCTGCGGGTGTACGGCGAGGAGCGGTTCGCGGCCCGCATCGCGCGCGGCGTCGTCCGGCGCCGGCAGCAGGCGCCCCTGACGCGGACGTCCGAGCTCGTCGACATCGTGCGCGCCGGCGTGCCGGCCGCGACCCGCCGCACCGGCGGCCACCCGGCCAAGCGGACGTTCCAGGCGCTGCGCATCGAGGTGAACGGCGAGCTCGCCGCCCTCGAGCGGGCGGTGCCGGCGTCGGTGGAGGCGCTCGCGGTCGGCGGTCGGATCGTCGTCGAGTCGTACCAGTCGCTCGAGGACCGGATCGTCAAGCGCGCGCTCGCGGCGGGAGCCACGTCGAGCGCCCCGCCCGACCTGCCGGTCGAGCCCGCGACCCACACGCCCTACCTGCGCCTGCTCACCCGGGGAGCGGAGGAGGCCGACGCCGACGAGCTCGCCCGCAACCCCCGCTCCCAGTCCGTCCGCCTGCGCGCCGCCGAGCGACTGCGCCCCACCCCCGACCACCTGCGCACCCCGAGGAGAGCCGCATGA